A genomic region of Melanotaenia boesemani isolate fMelBoe1 chromosome 21, fMelBoe1.pri, whole genome shotgun sequence contains the following coding sequences:
- the wdr24 gene encoding GATOR complex protein WDR24 isoform X2 has product MEKMSRVTTALSSNTISGRTMFCHLDAPANAISVCRDATQVVVAGRNIFKIYTIEEEQFVEKLNLRVGRKPSLNFSCADVMWHQMEENLLATAATNGAVVTWNLGKPSRNKQDQLFTEHKRTVNKVCFHPTEVYMLLSGSQDGFMKCFDLRKKESVSTFSGQSESVRDVQFSMKDYFTFAASFENGNVQLWDIRRPDRYERMFTAHTGPVFCCDWHPDDRGWLATGGRDKMVKVWDMTTNRAKEIFCVQTIASVARVKWRPERKFHLATCSMMVDHNIYVWDIRRPFIPFAMFEEHKDVTTGIVWRHQHDPHFLLSGSKDSTLYQHMFKDATRPVDKANPEGLCFGLMGDLAFAAKESLISSDTNRKPYPGGDRRYPIFFFKKADPTEQFAHVSSALSVFETDLESNRMDWFVKTAQLYLLSGKPFAELCDHNAKVAQELKRPQVSTTWTMLRIMFSDPANLTASGPNHNLSKLGSLPLINSFSMKEMGSGMGTESRMERSKGEGRQDTIHLEPGNSHISNNNEENEETEGSDGPAEYMFGDAELDDDDLYTVEHDNQTEEQEYTLPQEAFQLRHEILDNPSAPEHLQQDKADSPHVSGNEAEVPCLTPTESFSLISISQPQFSPHLPASFFCPIVREMLSYYAEQGDVQMAVSVLIVLGERIRKEIDDLTQEHWYMSYIDLLQRFELWNVSNEVIKLSTCSAITCLNQTSTTLHINCSNCKRPMSNKGWICDRCHQCASVCAVCHHVVKGLFVWCQGCSHGGHLEHIMNWLKSSTYCPAGCGHLCEFT; this is encoded by the exons ATGGAGAAAATGTCACGGGTTACCACAGCCCTCAGCAGCAACACAATTAGTGGCCGAACTATGTTCTGCCACTTGGATGCTCCTGCCAATGCCATCAGCGTGTGCCGTGATGCCACACAGGTGGTCGTAGCCGGGCGCAACATTTTCAAGATCTACacaattgaggaggagcagtttgTGGAGAAGCTGAATCTACGTGTTGGCCGCAAACCGTCTCTGAACTTCAGCTGTGCCGATGTCATGTGGCACCAGATGGAGGAGAACCTACTGGCTACGGCTGCCACCAATGGAGCAGTGGTCACATGGAATCTGGGAAAGCCTTCTCGCAACAAGCAGGATCAACTGTTTACTGAGCACAAACGCACTGTCAACAAAGTCTGCTTCCACCCCACAGAAGTTTACATGCTGCTGAGTGGCTCACAGGATGGcttcatgaagtgctttgaccTGCGTAAAAAAGAGTCTGTCAGTACATTCTCAG GTCAGTCAGAGAGTGTAAGGGACGTCCAGTTTAGCATGAAggattattttacatttgctgCATCCTTTGAAAATGGCAATGTCCAGCTGTGGGACATTAGACGTCCAGATCGGTATGAGCGAATGTTCACTGCCCATACTGGCCCTGTGTTCTGCTGTGACTGGCATCCTGATGACAG GGGTTGGCTGGCCACAGGAGGCAGAGACAAGATGGTGAAAGTTTGGGACATGACCACAAACAGGGCCAAGGAGATATTCTGTGTCCAGACGATTGCGTCAGTGGCTAGAGTTAAATGGCGGCCTGAGAGGAAGTTTCATTTGGCCACCTGCTCCATGATGGTGGACCACAACATCTATGTGTGGGACATTCGCAGACCTTTTATTCCGTTTGCCATGTTTGAGGAGCACAAAGATGTGACCACTGGTATTGTGTGGCGTCATCAGCATGACCCTCACTTTCTGCTCTCTGGCTCTAAAGACAGTACACTCTACCAGCATATGTTTAAGGACGCCACTCGTCCTGTGGACAAGGCAAACCCTGAGGGTCTTTGCTTTGGACTGATGGGCGACTTGGCCTTTGCAGCCAAGGAGAGTCTGATCAGCAGTGACACCAACAGGAAGCCCTACCCTGGAGGTGACCGTCGCTACCCCATCTTTTTCTTCAAGAAAGCTGACCCGACAGAACAGTTTGCCCACGTGTCCAGTGCTCTTAGTGTCTTTGAGACAGATTTAGAAAGTAACCGCATGGACTGGTTTGTCAAAACAGCACAACTCTACCTCCTCAGCGGTAAGCCTTTTGCTGAGCTGTGTGATCACAATGCCAAGGTGGCCCAGGAACTCAAAAGACCCCAG GTTTCCACTACGTGGACCATGCTGAGAATAATGTTCTCTGACCCAGCGAACCTCACTGCATCTGGTCCTAACCACAACCTCAGTAAACTCGGTTCCTTACCTTTAATAAACAG TTTCAGTATGAAAGAAATGGGTTCAGGGATGGGCACAGAGAGCAGAATGGAGCGCAGTAAAGGTGAGGGCAGACAGGATACCATCCACCTGGAGCCGGGGAACTCGCACATCAGCAATAATAATGAAG AAAATGAGGAGACAGAGGGCAGTGATGGCCCGGCAGAATATATGTTTGGTGATGCTGAATTAGATGATGATGACCTCTATACCGTGGAGCATGATAACCAGACAG AAGAGCAGGAGTACACACTGCCCCAGGAGGCTTTTCAGCTGCGCCATGAGATTTTGGACAACCCATCTGCTCCGGAGCACCTTCAGCAGGACAAGGCCGACTCCCCACATGTCAGCGGCAACGAGGCAGAAGTCCCTTGTCTGACACCCACTGAGTCTTTCTCTCTCATCTCCATTTCCCAGCCACAATTTAGCCCACATCTACCTGCTAGCTTCTTCTGCCCCATTGTGCGAGAAATGCTGAGCTACTATGCCGAACAAGGCGATGTGCAGATGGCTGTGTCTGTGCTCATTGTCTTGGGGGAAAGGATCCGTAAGGAGATTGATGACCTCACCCAG gAGCACTGGTACATGTCCTACATAGACCTGCTGCAGCGGTTCGAGCTGTGGAACGTGTCCAATGAGGTCATCAAACTGAGTACGTGCAGCGCCATCACCTGCTTGAACCAGACATCTACAACACTGCACATCAACTGCAGCAACTGCAAGCGACCAATGAGTAACAAGGGCTGGATATGTGACAG GTGTCACCAGTGTGCCAGTGTTTGTGCAGTCTGCCACCATGTGGTGAAGGGACTGTTTGTGTGGTGTCAGGGTTGCAGCCATGGTGGACATCTGGAGCACATTATGAACTGGCTCAAGAGCAGCACTTACTGCCCTGCCGGCTGCGGTCACCTGTGCGAGTTCACATGA
- the wdr24 gene encoding GATOR complex protein WDR24 isoform X1 translates to MEKMSRVTTALSSNTISGRTMFCHLDAPANAISVCRDATQVVVAGRNIFKIYTIEEEQFVEKLNLRVGRKPSLNFSCADVMWHQMEENLLATAATNGAVVTWNLGKPSRNKQDQLFTEHKRTVNKVCFHPTEVYMLLSGSQDGFMKCFDLRKKESVSTFSGQSESVRDVQFSMKDYFTFAASFENGNVQLWDIRRPDRYERMFTAHTGPVFCCDWHPDDRGWLATGGRDKMVKVWDMTTNRAKEIFCVQTIASVARVKWRPERKFHLATCSMMVDHNIYVWDIRRPFIPFAMFEEHKDVTTGIVWRHQHDPHFLLSGSKDSTLYQHMFKDATRPVDKANPEGLCFGLMGDLAFAAKESLISSDTNRKPYPGGDRRYPIFFFKKADPTEQFAHVSSALSVFETDLESNRMDWFVKTAQLYLLSGKPFAELCDHNAKVAQELKRPQVSTTWTMLRIMFSDPANLTASGPNHNLSKLGSLPLINSFSMKEMGSGMGTESRMERSKGEGRQDTIHLEPGNSHISNNNEGTTCIININSISENEETEGSDGPAEYMFGDAELDDDDLYTVEHDNQTEEQEYTLPQEAFQLRHEILDNPSAPEHLQQDKADSPHVSGNEAEVPCLTPTESFSLISISQPQFSPHLPASFFCPIVREMLSYYAEQGDVQMAVSVLIVLGERIRKEIDDLTQEHWYMSYIDLLQRFELWNVSNEVIKLSTCSAITCLNQTSTTLHINCSNCKRPMSNKGWICDRCHQCASVCAVCHHVVKGLFVWCQGCSHGGHLEHIMNWLKSSTYCPAGCGHLCEFT, encoded by the exons ATGGAGAAAATGTCACGGGTTACCACAGCCCTCAGCAGCAACACAATTAGTGGCCGAACTATGTTCTGCCACTTGGATGCTCCTGCCAATGCCATCAGCGTGTGCCGTGATGCCACACAGGTGGTCGTAGCCGGGCGCAACATTTTCAAGATCTACacaattgaggaggagcagtttgTGGAGAAGCTGAATCTACGTGTTGGCCGCAAACCGTCTCTGAACTTCAGCTGTGCCGATGTCATGTGGCACCAGATGGAGGAGAACCTACTGGCTACGGCTGCCACCAATGGAGCAGTGGTCACATGGAATCTGGGAAAGCCTTCTCGCAACAAGCAGGATCAACTGTTTACTGAGCACAAACGCACTGTCAACAAAGTCTGCTTCCACCCCACAGAAGTTTACATGCTGCTGAGTGGCTCACAGGATGGcttcatgaagtgctttgaccTGCGTAAAAAAGAGTCTGTCAGTACATTCTCAG GTCAGTCAGAGAGTGTAAGGGACGTCCAGTTTAGCATGAAggattattttacatttgctgCATCCTTTGAAAATGGCAATGTCCAGCTGTGGGACATTAGACGTCCAGATCGGTATGAGCGAATGTTCACTGCCCATACTGGCCCTGTGTTCTGCTGTGACTGGCATCCTGATGACAG GGGTTGGCTGGCCACAGGAGGCAGAGACAAGATGGTGAAAGTTTGGGACATGACCACAAACAGGGCCAAGGAGATATTCTGTGTCCAGACGATTGCGTCAGTGGCTAGAGTTAAATGGCGGCCTGAGAGGAAGTTTCATTTGGCCACCTGCTCCATGATGGTGGACCACAACATCTATGTGTGGGACATTCGCAGACCTTTTATTCCGTTTGCCATGTTTGAGGAGCACAAAGATGTGACCACTGGTATTGTGTGGCGTCATCAGCATGACCCTCACTTTCTGCTCTCTGGCTCTAAAGACAGTACACTCTACCAGCATATGTTTAAGGACGCCACTCGTCCTGTGGACAAGGCAAACCCTGAGGGTCTTTGCTTTGGACTGATGGGCGACTTGGCCTTTGCAGCCAAGGAGAGTCTGATCAGCAGTGACACCAACAGGAAGCCCTACCCTGGAGGTGACCGTCGCTACCCCATCTTTTTCTTCAAGAAAGCTGACCCGACAGAACAGTTTGCCCACGTGTCCAGTGCTCTTAGTGTCTTTGAGACAGATTTAGAAAGTAACCGCATGGACTGGTTTGTCAAAACAGCACAACTCTACCTCCTCAGCGGTAAGCCTTTTGCTGAGCTGTGTGATCACAATGCCAAGGTGGCCCAGGAACTCAAAAGACCCCAG GTTTCCACTACGTGGACCATGCTGAGAATAATGTTCTCTGACCCAGCGAACCTCACTGCATCTGGTCCTAACCACAACCTCAGTAAACTCGGTTCCTTACCTTTAATAAACAG TTTCAGTATGAAAGAAATGGGTTCAGGGATGGGCACAGAGAGCAGAATGGAGCGCAGTAAAGGTGAGGGCAGACAGGATACCATCCACCTGGAGCCGGGGAACTCGCACATCAGCAATAATAATGAAG GCACAACATGTATAATCAACATTAATTCAATTTCAGAAAATGAGGAGACAGAGGGCAGTGATGGCCCGGCAGAATATATGTTTGGTGATGCTGAATTAGATGATGATGACCTCTATACCGTGGAGCATGATAACCAGACAG AAGAGCAGGAGTACACACTGCCCCAGGAGGCTTTTCAGCTGCGCCATGAGATTTTGGACAACCCATCTGCTCCGGAGCACCTTCAGCAGGACAAGGCCGACTCCCCACATGTCAGCGGCAACGAGGCAGAAGTCCCTTGTCTGACACCCACTGAGTCTTTCTCTCTCATCTCCATTTCCCAGCCACAATTTAGCCCACATCTACCTGCTAGCTTCTTCTGCCCCATTGTGCGAGAAATGCTGAGCTACTATGCCGAACAAGGCGATGTGCAGATGGCTGTGTCTGTGCTCATTGTCTTGGGGGAAAGGATCCGTAAGGAGATTGATGACCTCACCCAG gAGCACTGGTACATGTCCTACATAGACCTGCTGCAGCGGTTCGAGCTGTGGAACGTGTCCAATGAGGTCATCAAACTGAGTACGTGCAGCGCCATCACCTGCTTGAACCAGACATCTACAACACTGCACATCAACTGCAGCAACTGCAAGCGACCAATGAGTAACAAGGGCTGGATATGTGACAG GTGTCACCAGTGTGCCAGTGTTTGTGCAGTCTGCCACCATGTGGTGAAGGGACTGTTTGTGTGGTGTCAGGGTTGCAGCCATGGTGGACATCTGGAGCACATTATGAACTGGCTCAAGAGCAGCACTTACTGCCCTGCCGGCTGCGGTCACCTGTGCGAGTTCACATGA